In the genome of Candidatus Woesearchaeota archaeon, the window ACTGTTCTTTTACAATTCAAAGCGCAATTACAATCGCTAAAATTTTTTTTCACAATAACCTGATATACTTTTTATAATATATAAACCTTCTGTTACGTTCAAATCGAATTGAAGTTGGAGTGGGAAAGAACATTACAACACCTGAGAACAACAACGCTTAAGAACAAAACCCTCCTTTCCACAGCGAACCTACCATGCACCTCATTGACGACCATTGCCACTTGGACGATCCCTCCTTCCAAGACGACCTCGACGCAGTCATCGCCCGAGCAAAAAAAGCAGGCGTCGCCTTCATCGTCTCTAACGGGACCGACCCTGCCAGCAACGAACGCGTCCTCAACCTTGCCAAGCGCTACGACATCGTCAAGCCAGCCCTTGGCATCTACCCCACAACCGCGGCGAGGATGACAGAACCAGCGTTTCTTCAAGCACACTCGCTCATCAAGACAGCAAAGCCCATCGCGATCGGCGAAGTCGGCCTCGACCACAAAGAAGTTACCGACGAGGAAGAGCAAGCCGTAATGGAGGCGCGCTTCCTCGCCTTGGCTCGAACCGCACAAGAACTGAACATACCCCTTATTGTTCACTCCCGAAAAGCAGAAGAGCGATGCATCTCCCTCCTCGAAACAATCAAGGCAAGAAACGTCGTGATGCACTGCTTTTGCGGCAAGA includes:
- a CDS encoding TatD family deoxyribonuclease; protein product: MHLIDDHCHLDDPSFQDDLDAVIARAKKAGVAFIVSNGTDPASNERVLNLAKRYDIVKPALGIYPTTAARMTEPAFLQAHSLIKTAKPIAIGEVGLDHKEVTDEEEQAVMEARFLALARTAQELNIPLIVHSRKAEERCISLLETIKARNVVMHCFCGKKRLVQRVAHLGWYFSIPATIVRSEHFQNIARSTPLTRLLTETDSPYLSPTRDRNEPANVIHAVHAIAAIKDLTPEETANHLFMNFQRVFLSKP